In the genome of Raphanus sativus cultivar WK10039 unplaced genomic scaffold, ASM80110v3 Scaffold3192, whole genome shotgun sequence, the window AAGGAAACAACacatttatatttgtaataacTAAGAGAAAACTGAGCTTTGGAAAATCATATAAAGAAGTAGgttgatgtttttttcttttgctaaaatttggacCATGCTctaatgtttttgaaaaagatttaaACGAAGATTTTCAGTCTCATGCCTCTTTGAAACCACATTTTCATGACTCTTGgtctacaaaaacaaatcaatcaTAATGTCACAATGCAAAGATACACTGAACTTCTGAAGTAtctacaatatttattattttcttcatagATTTGCAATAGTTTTCTTCTACACTTAATAATTTACTAAACCAAATACAATtcataattttttcttttcttcaaatGGGTTCGGTTTGGTCTGGTGCGGTCTTTATTAGTGGAAGTTGTTTTTATATATGGGCTTCTTTAAATGGGCCACATACTCAAGCCCATGCGATTTTAACGAACAAATGAAAATGAAATCACACGGGACGAACAGAAAACCCTAAGCGAAAAACCCCTCACCGGCGAAGATGCGATCTCCGATCTCCGGTCTCTTCTCGAGATCCATCAGCTTCCTCCACCGCACCCCACCTCTAACCGCCGCCACTCGCCACCTATCCGCCGTCGCTTCCCCCGAAGCCAGAACGAAGAACCTCGAGCGGATCGCCGACGACTTGCTCAGCCTCAACAGGATCGAGCTCTACGATTACTCAATCCTCTTCAGCCACAAACTCGGCCTCAACCGCTACGGATCCGCCGTTTCCTCCCCCGCCGGAGATCTCCCCGGCGCGTCATCCGCCTCCGCCGAGACCAAAACCGCGGAGAAAACAGCTTTCGACGTGAAGCTGGAGAAGTTCGATGCGGCTTCGAAGATCAAGGTCATCAAAGAGATCAGGTCGTTCACGGAGCTAGGGTTGAAAGAAGCCAAAGATCTCGTTGAGAAAGCTCCAGTTATTGTTAAAACAGGTCTCAGTaaagaagaagctgagaagATCATGGAGAAGCTCAAAGCCGTTGGTGCTACTGTTGCTTTGGAATAagagataataaaaaaaaagtttgattgattgcaaaatgttttttttttgtttttaaacaataataatgaacgctgttgttgttgttgttatattGAGATGCCACTCCTATCAGGTAGTAGCTTCTTCATGTAGTACTTTGATTTTCTTGAGAGGTTGATTCTTTGCCTTCTGGTCTCTGGTATCACCTCTATTGAACATTCTTGGAACCCACGTCTCACGAACCAGTCTGCTGTACGCGTTGTGAGTAGGAAACAGCGTGTGCAGCCCGAGAGAGGAAGCTTTCTTCTCTATGTAATCTACATAAACagattgtgtgtgtgtgtcattGATGTTTTTACTAGAGattg includes:
- the LOC130506396 gene encoding uncharacterized protein LOC130506396, which translates into the protein MRSPISGLFSRSISFLHRTPPLTAATRHLSAVASPEARTKNLERIADDLLSLNRIELYDYSILFSHKLGLNRYGSAVSSPAGDLPGASSASAETKTAEKTAFDVKLEKFDAASKIKVIKEIRSFTELGLKEAKDLVEKAPVIVKTGLSKEEAEKIMEKLKAVGATVALE